A genome region from Hippopotamus amphibius kiboko isolate mHipAmp2 chromosome 1, mHipAmp2.hap2, whole genome shotgun sequence includes the following:
- the SLC23A1 gene encoding solute carrier family 23 member 1: MKLLPSWMAVLPGSPQGRAWPWAQRPRRTAHTCAPKMRAQENPEGRNQKAPVPRLQEPAQWTRPCTKQHERESLGSVETSTGDPPMSPSTEPKFDMLYKIEDVPPWYLCILLGFQHYLTCFSGTIAVPFLLAEALCVGRDQYMVSQLIGTIFTCVGITTLIQTTLGIRLPLFQASAFAFLVPAKAILALERWKCPPEEEIYGNWSLPLNTSHIWHPRIREVQGAIMVSSMVEVVIGLMGLPGALLSYIGPLTVTPTVSLIGLSVFQAAGDRAGSHWGVSACSILLIVLFSQYLRNLTFLLPVYRWGKGLTLFRIQIFKMFPIVLAIMTVWLLCYILTLTDVLPSDPTAYGFQARTDARGDIMAIAPWIRIPYPCQWGLPTVTAAAVLGMFSATLAGIIESIGDYYACARLAGAPPPPVHAINRGIFTEGICCIIAGLLGTGNGSTSSSPNIGVLGITKVGSRRVVQYGAAIMLVLGTIGKFTALFASLPDPILGGMFCTLFGMITAVGLSNLQFVDMNSSRNLFVLGFSMFFGLTLPSYLESNPDAINTGIPEVDQILTVLLTTEMFVGGCLAFILDNTVPGSPEERGLIQWKAGAHANSEMSTSLKSYDFPIGMSMVKRIAFLKYIPICPVFKGFSSWSKDQLPVPDDIPENTETGSVCTKV, translated from the exons ATGAAGCTGCTACCCAGCTGGATGGCGGTGCTGCCTGGGAGCCctcagggcagggcctggccaTGGGCCCAGCGACCCAGAA GAACTGCTCACACCTGTGCTCCAAAGATGAGGGCCCAGGAGAACCCTGAGGGCCGGAACCAG AAGGCCCCAGTTCCGAGGCTCCAGGAGCCAGCACAGTGGACTCGTCCTTGCACAAAGCAACATGAG CGTGAGTCTCTGGGCTCAGTGGAGACCTCCACGGGGGACCCCCCGATGTCCCCGTCCACAGAGCCCAAGTTTGACATGTTGTACAAGATTGAGGATGTGCCACCTTGGTACCTGTGCATCCTGTTGGGCTTCCAG cattACCTGACCTGCTTCAGCGGCACCATCGCTGTGCCCTTCCTCCTGGCCGAGGCGCTCTGTGTAGGCCGTGACCAGTACATGGTCAGCCAGCTCATTGGCACCATCTTCACCTGTGTGGGCATCACCACCCTCATCCAGACCACACTGGGCATCCG GCTGCCGCTGTTTCAGGCCAGTGCCTTTGCATTTCTGGTCCCAGCCAAAGCCATCCTGGCCCTGGAGAGATGGAAGTgccctccagaag AGGAGATCTATGGCAACTGGAGTCTGCCCCTGAATACCTCTCATATTTGGCATCCACGGATACGAGAG GTCCAGGGTGCAATCATGGTGTCCAGTATGGTGGAGGTGGTGATTGGGCTGatggggctgcctggggccctgCTCAGTTACATTGGGCCTCTTACAGTCACCCCTACTGTCTCCCTCATTGGTCTCTCTGTCTTCCAAGCTGCTGGCGACCGAGCTGGCTCCCACTGGGGTGTCTCCGCTTG CTCCATTCTCCTGATCGTCCTCTTCTCCCAGTACCTGCGAAATCTCACCTTCCTGCTGCCTGTCTACCGCTGGGGAAAGGGCCTCACTCTCTTCCGCATCCAGATCTTCAAGATGTTTCCT atCGTGCTAGCCATCATGACCGTGTGGCTGCTCTGCTATATACTGACCCTGACGGATGTGCTGCCCTCAGACCCCACAGCCTATGGCTTCCAGGCACGAACAGATGCCCGAGGGGACATCATGGCTATTGCTCCCTGGATCCGCATCCCCTACCCCT GTCAGTGGGGGCTTCCCACAGTGACTGCGGCTGCTGTCCTGGGAATGTTTAGTGCCACATTAGCAGGCATCATTGAGTCCATCGGAGATTACTATGCTTGTGCCCGCCTGGCTGGTGCACCACCCCCTCCAGTACATGCTATCAACAG GGGTATCTTCACCGAAGGCATCTGCTGCATTATCGCAGGGCTGCTGGGAACGGGCAACGGCTCCACCTCATCCAGCCCCAACATCGGCGTCTTGGGGATTACGAAG GTGGGCAGCCGGCGCGTGGTGCAGTATGGTGCGGCCATCATGCTGGTCCTGGGCACCATTGGCAAGTTCACGGCCCTCTTCGCTTCACTCCCTGACCCCATCCTAGGGGGGATGTTCTGCACGCTTTTCG GCATGATTACAGCTGTGGGGCTGTCTAACCTGCAGTTCGTGGACATGAACTCCTCCCGCAACCTCTTCGTGCTTGGATTTTCCATGTTCTTCGGGCTCACGCTGCCCAGTTACCTGGAATCCAACCCAGATGCCATCAACACAG GCATTCCTGAAGTGGACCAGATTCTGACTGTGCTGCTGACCACAGAGATGTTCGTGGGTGGGTGCCTTGCTTTCATACTGGACAACACAGTGCCAG gaagtccaGAGGAACGAGGTCTGATACAGTGGAAAGCTGGGGCCCACGCCAACAGTGAGATGTCTACCAGCCTGAAGAGCTATGATTTTCCCATTGGGATGAGCATGGTAAAAAGAATTGCCTTTCTGAAATACATTCCTATCTGCCCAGTCTTCAAAGGATTTTCTTCATGGTCAAAAGACCAGCTTCCAGTTCCAGATGATATcccagaaaatacagaaactggATCTGTGTGCACCAAGGTGTGA
- the MZB1 gene encoding LOW QUALITY PROTEIN: marginal zone B- and B1-cell-specific protein (The sequence of the model RefSeq protein was modified relative to this genomic sequence to represent the inferred CDS: inserted 2 bases in 1 codon; deleted 1 base in 1 codon): MARRALGHSWAPHRIMVSAPVCPCPAPLLASLAGAXGSHKRRCTRGVSRALGEGSEWEGEVSVPHWSGAGILEQPPLHTHKCTPAPQPQPLLTEPAPRTMRLSLLLLLLGSWAIPGGLGDRASRTATAPELDDEEKFSAHMPAHLRCDACKAVAYQMWQHLTKAEAKLHTLDSGDRGKLSESVYTDALDQSCSHNWEGYGIREVDQVKHLMGPGLSKGPEPSISVMIMGGAWPTRLSKTCFHYLGEFGEDQIYEAHQQGRGALEALLCGGPQGICSEEAPVTRAEL, from the exons ATGGCAAGGAGGGCCCTGGGCCACTCTTGGGCCCCTCACCGCATCATG GTATCAGCCCCCGTGTGTCCTTGCCCAGCCCCTCTCCTTGCCTCATTGGCTGGAGC AGGGTCCCACAAGAGGAGGTGCACACGTGGTGTCTCCAGGGCCCTG GGGGAAGGGAGCGAATGGGAGGGTGAGGTGTCAGTTCCCCATTGGTCTGGGGCAGGCATTCTGGAGCAGCCcccactgcacacacacaaatgcacacctGCACCCCAACCACAGCCCTTGCTCACTGAGCCGGCTCCACGGACCATGAGGCTGTCACTGTTGCTGCTGCTACTGGGGTCCTGGGCCATCCCAGGGGGCCTCGGCGATAGGGCCTCACGCACAGCCACTGCCCCAGAGCTGGACGATGAAGAGAAGTTCTCAGCTCACATGCCTGCTCACCTGCGCTGTGATGCCTGCAAGGCGGTGGCCTACCAG ATGTGGCAACATCTGACAAAGGCAGAGGCCAAGCTTCACACCCTGGACTCCGGGGACCGTGGCAAGCTGAGCGAGTCGGTATACACAGATGCCCTGGACCAGAGCTGCTCCCACAACTGGGAGGG ctATGGCATTAGAGAAGTGGACCAGGTGAAACATCTCATGGGCCCAGGACTTAGCAAGGGGCCGGAGCCCAGCATCAGCGTGATGATCATGGGAGGGGCGTGGCCCACCAG GCTCTCCAAGACGTGCTTTCACTACCTGGGGGAGTTTGGAGAAGACCAGATCTATGAAGCCCACCAACAAGGTCGAGGGGCTCTGGAGGCGTTGCTGTGTGGAGGCCCCCAGGGCATCTGCTCAGAGGAGGCACCAGTCACAAGGGCAGAGCTCTAG
- the PAIP2 gene encoding LOW QUALITY PROTEIN: polyadenylate-binding protein-interacting protein 2 (The sequence of the model RefSeq protein was modified relative to this genomic sequence to represent the inferred CDS: substituted 1 base at 1 genomic stop codon): MKDPSRSSTSPSIINEDVIINGHSHEDDNPFAEYMWMENEEEFNRQIEEELWEEEFIERCFQEMLEEEEEHEWFIPARDLPQTMDQIQDQFNDLVISDGSSLEDLVVKSNLNPNAKEFVPGVKYXNIE; the protein is encoded by the exons ATGAAAGATCCAAGTCGCAGCAGTACTAGCCCAAGCATCATCAATGAAGATGTGATTATTAACGGTCATTCTCATGAAGATGACAATCCATTTGCAGAGTACATGTGGATGGAAAATGAAGAGGAATTCAACAGACAG ATAGAAGAGGAGTTATGGGAAGAAGAATTTATTGAACGCTGTTTCCAAGAAAtgctggaagaggaggaggaacatGAGTGGTTTATTCCAGCTCGAGATCTCCCACAAACTATGGACCAAATCCAAGACCAATTTAATGACCTTGTTATCAGTGATGGCTCTTCCCTGGAAGATCTTGTg GTCAAGAGCAATCTGAATCCAAATGCAAAGGAGTTTGTTCCTGGGGTGAAGTACTAAAATATTGAGTAG